In a single window of the Sander lucioperca isolate FBNREF2018 chromosome 19, SLUC_FBN_1.2, whole genome shotgun sequence genome:
- the LOC118493855 gene encoding serine/threonine-protein kinase PAK 6-like isoform X2, with the protein MCLCVCVCVCVCVCVCVCVRLSEEQTATVCEGVLQALSYLHSQGVIHRDIKSDSILLTLDGRIKLSDFGFCAQISKEVPKRKSLVGTPYWMAPEVISKTPYGTEVDVWSLGIMVVEMVDGEPPYFSDTPISAMKKLRDQAAPSIKNQVSPVLKDFLDCMLTRDPQQRSTASDLLQHPFLLQAGLPRCLAPLVETYRQRTPLS; encoded by the exons atgtgtctgtgtgtatgtgtctgtgtgtgtgtgtgtgtgtgtgtgtgtgtgtgtgtcaggctgaGTGAGGAGCAGACAGCGACGGTGTGTGAAGGCGTTCTGCAGGCGTTGTCTTATCTTCACTCTCAGGGAGTTATTCACCGAGACATCAAGAGCGACTCCATCCTGCTGACGCTGGACGGgagg ATCAAACTATCAGACTTTGGTTTCTGCGCTCAGATCAGTAAGGAGGTCCCGAAGAGGAAGTCTCTGGTGGGGACTCCGTACTGGATGGCTCCAGAAGTCATCTCCAAAACCCCGTACGGGACCGAG GTGGACGTGTGGTCTCTGGGCATCATGGTGGTGGAGATGGTGGACGGAGAGCCGCCATATTTCAGCGACACGCCGATCAGCGCCATGAAGAAGCTGAGAGACCAAGCAGCACCTAGCATCAAGAAC caggtgtcTCCCGTGTTGAAGGACTTCCTGGACTGCATGTTGACCCGGGACCCTCAGCAGCGCTCGACCGCCTCTGACCTACTCCAGCACCCGTTCCTGCTGCAGGCCGgcttgccgcgctgcctggcgCCACTGGTGGAGACTTACCGCCAACGCACGCCGCTCAGCTGA
- the LOC118493855 gene encoding serine/threonine-protein kinase PAK 6-like isoform X1 — translation MCLCVCVCVCVCVCVCVCVRLSEEQTATVCEGVLQALSYLHSQGVIHRDIKSDSILLTLDGRIKLSDFGFCAQISKEVPKRKSLVGTPYWMAPEVISKTPYGTEVDVWSLGIMVVEMVDGEPPYFSDTPISAMKKLRDQAAPSIKNISRVSPVLKDFLDCMLTRDPQQRSTASDLLQHPFLLQAGLPRCLAPLVETYRQRTPLS, via the exons atgtgtctgtgtgtatgtgtctgtgtgtgtgtgtgtgtgtgtgtgtgtgtgtgtgtcaggctgaGTGAGGAGCAGACAGCGACGGTGTGTGAAGGCGTTCTGCAGGCGTTGTCTTATCTTCACTCTCAGGGAGTTATTCACCGAGACATCAAGAGCGACTCCATCCTGCTGACGCTGGACGGgagg ATCAAACTATCAGACTTTGGTTTCTGCGCTCAGATCAGTAAGGAGGTCCCGAAGAGGAAGTCTCTGGTGGGGACTCCGTACTGGATGGCTCCAGAAGTCATCTCCAAAACCCCGTACGGGACCGAG GTGGACGTGTGGTCTCTGGGCATCATGGTGGTGGAGATGGTGGACGGAGAGCCGCCATATTTCAGCGACACGCCGATCAGCGCCATGAAGAAGCTGAGAGACCAAGCAGCACCTAGCATCAAGAACATCAGcagg gtgtcTCCCGTGTTGAAGGACTTCCTGGACTGCATGTTGACCCGGGACCCTCAGCAGCGCTCGACCGCCTCTGACCTACTCCAGCACCCGTTCCTGCTGCAGGCCGgcttgccgcgctgcctggcgCCACTGGTGGAGACTTACCGCCAACGCACGCCGCTCAGCTGA